A section of the Halostella salina genome encodes:
- the lysW gene encoding lysine biosynthesis protein LysW → MAECVECGADVALHDDLEVGEILDCTTCGAELEVTDTNPPVLEKAPELEEDWGE, encoded by the coding sequence ATGGCGGAATGCGTTGAGTGCGGGGCCGACGTCGCCCTGCACGACGACCTCGAAGTGGGAGAGATACTCGACTGCACCACCTGCGGCGCGGAGCTGGAAGTCACCGACACCAACCCGCCGGTCCTCGAGAAGGCCCCCGAGCTGGAAGAGGACTGGGGGGAGTAA